From Coturnix japonica isolate 7356 chromosome 1, Coturnix japonica 2.1, whole genome shotgun sequence, the proteins below share one genomic window:
- the STARD13 gene encoding stAR-related lipid transfer protein 13 isoform X5: MTTQIEAKEACDWLRAAGFPQYAQFYEDSQFPIDIAAVKKDHDFLDKDLVETLCRRLNTLNKCASMKLDVNFQRKKSEDSDEEDLCAISNKWTFQRTSRRWSRVDDIDALLHQSDRHGSSGDIKMKNTTSSESVLTDLSEPEVSSVHSESSGGSDNRSPSSVSSIARETCNCSGQHESTQLPDLTVINTALSPKDNVKNEKPMRTKRKTFLKRMETLKAKGVHGKLKGSGRAGPLEISRPVLQCEPKSLKDMHCVQIVNGDLQNLAQDSGKRGLSFSAKSSSESSQSENSSSGVSTPCLKERKCHEANKRGGMYLDDLDVLAGAALRQVVDQNRKNEFHSQENLVVHIPKDHKPGTFPKALSIESLSPTDNSNGVNWRTGSISLGKQNCSTPKEAGLMACCPKESRISIYDNVPGSHLYASTGDLLDLEKGELFPHLDDILQHVNGLRDVVDGWSKNILPGMPADDVSVREPPSLPFQSPTQITLDFEGNSVSDGRTTPSDMDRDGTSLNESEATGVRERRDSGVGASLTRPSRQLRWHSFQISHRLSHSIASLHISNQSAAQLNLLQKFSLLRLTAIMEKYSMSNKHGWTWSVPKFMKRMKVPDYKDKNVFGVPLIVHVQRTGQPLPQSIQQALHYLRGNCLDQVGLFRKSGVKSRIQALRQMNESSPDSVNYEGQSAYDVADMLKQFFRDLPEPLLTSKLGETFLHIYQYVPKEQRLQAVQAAIMLMSDENREVLQTLLCFLSDVTSVEENQMTPMNIAVCLAPSLFHLNIVKKESSPRVIQKKYATGKPDQKDLSENLAATQGLAHMIMECNKLFEVPHEMVTQSRNSYIDAEVHSPTLDELGKQVDEEGGNYQMYLESLMQNLHKEAKEKFKGWVTCSSMENTELAYKKVGDGNPLRLWKASVEVEAPPSVVLNRVLRERHLWDEDFLQWKVVESLDKQTEVYQYVLNSMAPHPVRDFVVLRTWRTDLPRGTCMLVAISVEHEEAPLMGAVRAIVMDSQYLIEPCGSGKARLTHICRIDLKGHSPEWYNKGFGHLCAAEVARIRNSFQPLIAEGPETKI; this comes from the exons AGTGAAGATTCAGATGAAGAAGACCTCTGTGCTATCAGTAATAAATGGACTTTCCAGAGAACCAGCAGACGATGGTCTCGAGTGGACGACATTGATGCTTTACTTCACCAATCAGACAGACATGGATCTTCTGGggatattaaaatgaaaaatacaacaagCAGTGAGAGTGTCCTTACTGATCTGAGTGAACCTGAGGTCTCATCTGTTCACAGCGAAAGCAGTGGGGGAAGTGACAACAGGAGTCCATCCAGCGTTAGCAGCATTGCCAGGGAGACCTGCAACTGCTCTGGCCAGCATGAGAGCACACAGCTACCAGACTTAACGGTGATAAACACTGCCCTGTCCCCAAAGGACAATGTAAAGAATGAGAAACCAATGCgaaccaaaagaaaaacctttctaAAGCGCATGGAGACGCTAAAAGCAAAAGGTGTGCATGGAAAGCTAAAAGGCTCGGGAAGAGCGGGTCCTTTAGAGATAAGCAGACCTGTTCTTCAGTGTGAGCCGAAATCCTTGAAGGACATGCACTGTGTACAGATAGTCAATGGGGATCTCCAAAACTTAGCACAAGATTCAGGCAAAAGaggactttccttttctgccaaatccagcagtgaaagcagtcagtctgaaaacagcagcagtggggtgaGCACACCGTGTTTGAAGGAACGCAAATGTCATGAAGCAAACAAGAGAGGTGGGATGTACCTGGACGATCTAGATGTTCTGGCAGGAGCAGCTTTACGGCAAGTGGTGGACCAAAACCgcaaaaatgaatttcattcCCAAGAGAACTTGGTTGTGCATATTCCCAAAGACCACAAGCCAGGGACCTTCCCAAAGGCACTTTCTATTGAAAGCCTCTCACCTACAGACAACAGTAATGGTGTAAACTGGAGGACAGGCAGCATCTCCTTGGGAAAACAGAACTGCTCTACTCCAAAAGAGGCCGGATTGATGGCTTGCTGTCCTAAAGAGAGCAGAATTAGTATTTATGACAATGTGCCAGGTTCCCACTTGTATGCTAGTACTGGAGACCTTCTGGATTTAGAAAAGGGTGAACTTTTCCCTCATTTAGATGACATTTTGCAACATGTCAACGGACTCCGGGATGTAGTAGATGGTTGGTCAAAGAATATACTGCCAGGTATGCCAGCTGATGATGTGTCGGTCAGAGAGCCTCCATCATTACCTTTCCAGTCACCCACGCAGATCACACTTGATTTTGAAGGAAACTCTGTCTCTGATGGCCGGACCACACCAAGTGACATGGACAGAGATGGGACATCCCTGAATGAATCAGAGGCTACTGGTGTTAGGGAGAGGAGAGACTCTGGAGTGGGGGCATCTCTCACAAGGCCAAGCAG gcAATTACGATGGCACAGTTTCCAAATTTCTCATCGTCTCAGCCACTCCATCGCATCACTTCACATCAGTAATCAGTCAGCAGCCCAGCTGaatctgctgcagaaattcTCTTTACTCCGTCTTACAGCCATCATGGAAAAGTACTCCATGTCAAACAAACATGGCTGGACCTG GTCTGTACCAAAGTTCATGAAGCGGATGAAAGTCCCTGACTACAAGGACAAGAACGTCTTTGGCGTGCCCCTGATAGTTCATGTCCAGAGAACAGGACAGCCTCTTCCCcaaagcattcagcaagcactaCATTACTTAAGGGGCAACTGTTTAGATCAG GTGGGTCTGTTTCGAAAATCGGGAGTGAAGTCTCGAATCCAGGCCCTGCGTCAGATGAATGAGAGCTCCCCAGACAGTGTCAACTATGAAGGCCAGTCTGCCTACGATGTAGCAGACATGTTAAAGCAATTCTTCCGTGACCTGCCCGAGCCCCTCCTCACAAGTAAACTGGGAGAGACTTTTCTACACATCTACCAAT atgTCCCCAAGGAGCAGCGGCTGCAGGCGGTGCAGGCAGCCATCATGCTGATGTCAGATGAGAACCGGGAGGTTTTGCAGACGTTACTGTGCTTCCTGAGTGACGTCACCTCCGTGGAGGAGAATCAGATGACGCCTATGAACATAGCTGTTTGTCTGGCCCCTTCCCTCTTCCATCTCAATATAGTGAAGAAAGAAAGTTCTCCGAG agtaatacagaaaaaatatgcaaCAGGGAAGCCAGATCAGAAGGATCTCAGTGAAAATCTGGCAGCTACTCAGGGACTTGCTCACATGATAATGGAATGCAACAAACTTTTTGAG GTCCCACATGAGATGGTCACTCAGTCCCGAAACTCCTACATCGATGCAGAAGTGCATTCTCCCACCCTGGATGAACTTGGGAAACAAGTGGATGAGGAAGGAGGAAACTACCAGATGTACCTTGAAAGTCTCATGCAGAATCTtcacaaagaagcaaaagagaaattcaAAGGATGGGTGACATGTTCCAGTATGGAGAATACAGAACTTGCCTATAAAAAG gTTGGGGATGGGAATCCTCTAAGGCTTTGGAAAGCCTCCGTGGAAGTTGAAGCCCCGCCATCAGTTGTCCTGAACCGAGTGCTGAGGGAACGTCACCTTTGGGATGAGGATTTCTTGCAGTGGAAGGTGGTTGAGAGCCTGGACAAGCAGACAGAAGTTTACCAGTATGTTCTGAACAGCATGGCTCCTCATCCCGTCCGAGATTTTGTTGTTCTAAG GACGTGGAGGACAGATTTGCCAAGGGGAACATGCATGCTGGTTGCCATCTCTGTGGAGCATGAAGAGGCTCCTCTTATGGGAGCAGTGCGAGCCATCGTGATGGACTCTCAGTATTTGATAGAACCATGTGGCTCAGGAAAAGCCAGGCTGACCCATATCTGCAGAATTGACCTAAA aGGACATTCCCCAGAGTGGTATAACAAAGGCTTTGGACATCTGTGTGCAGCAGAAGTTGCCAGAATCAGAAACTCATTTCAGCCTCTTATTGCTGAGGGACCAGAAACGAAAATCTGA
- the STARD13 gene encoding stAR-related lipid transfer protein 13 isoform X6 — protein MKLDVNFQRKKSEDSDEEDLCAISNKWTFQRTSRRWSRVDDIDALLHQSDRHGSSGDIKMKNTTSSESVLTDLSEPEVSSVHSESSGGSDNRSPSSVSSIARETCNCSGQHESTQLPDLTVINTALSPKDNVKNEKPMRTKRKTFLKRMETLKAKGVHGKLKGSGRAGPLEISRPVLQCEPKSLKDMHCVQIVNGDLQNLAQDSGKRGLSFSAKSSSESSQSENSSSGVSTPCLKERKCHEANKRGGMYLDDLDVLAGAALRQVVDQNRKNEFHSQENLVVHIPKDHKPGTFPKALSIESLSPTDNSNGVNWRTGSISLGKQNCSTPKEAGLMACCPKESRISIYDNVPGSHLYASTGDLLDLEKGELFPHLDDILQHVNGLRDVVDGWSKNILPGMPADDVSVREPPSLPFQSPTQITLDFEGNSVSDGRTTPSDMDRDGTSLNESEATGVRERRDSGVGASLTRPSRQLRWHSFQISHRLSHSIASLHISNQSAAQLNLLQKFSLLRLTAIMEKYSMSNKHGWTWSVPKFMKRMKVPDYKDKNVFGVPLIVHVQRTGQPLPQSIQQALHYLRGNCLDQVGLFRKSGVKSRIQALRQMNESSPDSVNYEGQSAYDVADMLKQFFRDLPEPLLTSKLGETFLHIYQYVPKEQRLQAVQAAIMLMSDENREVLQTLLCFLSDVTSVEENQMTPMNIAVCLAPSLFHLNIVKKESSPRVIQKKYATGKPDQKDLSENLAATQGLAHMIMECNKLFEVPHEMVTQSRNSYIDAEVHSPTLDELGKQVDEEGGNYQMYLESLMQNLHKEAKEKFKGWVTCSSMENTELAYKKVGDGNPLRLWKASVEVEAPPSVVLNRVLRERHLWDEDFLQWKVVESLDKQTEVYQYVLNSMAPHPVRDFVVLRTWRTDLPRGTCMLVAISVEHEEAPLMGAVRAIVMDSQYLIEPCGSGKARLTHICRIDLKGHSPEWYNKGFGHLCAAEVARIRNSFQPLIAEGPETKI, from the exons AGTGAAGATTCAGATGAAGAAGACCTCTGTGCTATCAGTAATAAATGGACTTTCCAGAGAACCAGCAGACGATGGTCTCGAGTGGACGACATTGATGCTTTACTTCACCAATCAGACAGACATGGATCTTCTGGggatattaaaatgaaaaatacaacaagCAGTGAGAGTGTCCTTACTGATCTGAGTGAACCTGAGGTCTCATCTGTTCACAGCGAAAGCAGTGGGGGAAGTGACAACAGGAGTCCATCCAGCGTTAGCAGCATTGCCAGGGAGACCTGCAACTGCTCTGGCCAGCATGAGAGCACACAGCTACCAGACTTAACGGTGATAAACACTGCCCTGTCCCCAAAGGACAATGTAAAGAATGAGAAACCAATGCgaaccaaaagaaaaacctttctaAAGCGCATGGAGACGCTAAAAGCAAAAGGTGTGCATGGAAAGCTAAAAGGCTCGGGAAGAGCGGGTCCTTTAGAGATAAGCAGACCTGTTCTTCAGTGTGAGCCGAAATCCTTGAAGGACATGCACTGTGTACAGATAGTCAATGGGGATCTCCAAAACTTAGCACAAGATTCAGGCAAAAGaggactttccttttctgccaaatccagcagtgaaagcagtcagtctgaaaacagcagcagtggggtgaGCACACCGTGTTTGAAGGAACGCAAATGTCATGAAGCAAACAAGAGAGGTGGGATGTACCTGGACGATCTAGATGTTCTGGCAGGAGCAGCTTTACGGCAAGTGGTGGACCAAAACCgcaaaaatgaatttcattcCCAAGAGAACTTGGTTGTGCATATTCCCAAAGACCACAAGCCAGGGACCTTCCCAAAGGCACTTTCTATTGAAAGCCTCTCACCTACAGACAACAGTAATGGTGTAAACTGGAGGACAGGCAGCATCTCCTTGGGAAAACAGAACTGCTCTACTCCAAAAGAGGCCGGATTGATGGCTTGCTGTCCTAAAGAGAGCAGAATTAGTATTTATGACAATGTGCCAGGTTCCCACTTGTATGCTAGTACTGGAGACCTTCTGGATTTAGAAAAGGGTGAACTTTTCCCTCATTTAGATGACATTTTGCAACATGTCAACGGACTCCGGGATGTAGTAGATGGTTGGTCAAAGAATATACTGCCAGGTATGCCAGCTGATGATGTGTCGGTCAGAGAGCCTCCATCATTACCTTTCCAGTCACCCACGCAGATCACACTTGATTTTGAAGGAAACTCTGTCTCTGATGGCCGGACCACACCAAGTGACATGGACAGAGATGGGACATCCCTGAATGAATCAGAGGCTACTGGTGTTAGGGAGAGGAGAGACTCTGGAGTGGGGGCATCTCTCACAAGGCCAAGCAG gcAATTACGATGGCACAGTTTCCAAATTTCTCATCGTCTCAGCCACTCCATCGCATCACTTCACATCAGTAATCAGTCAGCAGCCCAGCTGaatctgctgcagaaattcTCTTTACTCCGTCTTACAGCCATCATGGAAAAGTACTCCATGTCAAACAAACATGGCTGGACCTG GTCTGTACCAAAGTTCATGAAGCGGATGAAAGTCCCTGACTACAAGGACAAGAACGTCTTTGGCGTGCCCCTGATAGTTCATGTCCAGAGAACAGGACAGCCTCTTCCCcaaagcattcagcaagcactaCATTACTTAAGGGGCAACTGTTTAGATCAG GTGGGTCTGTTTCGAAAATCGGGAGTGAAGTCTCGAATCCAGGCCCTGCGTCAGATGAATGAGAGCTCCCCAGACAGTGTCAACTATGAAGGCCAGTCTGCCTACGATGTAGCAGACATGTTAAAGCAATTCTTCCGTGACCTGCCCGAGCCCCTCCTCACAAGTAAACTGGGAGAGACTTTTCTACACATCTACCAAT atgTCCCCAAGGAGCAGCGGCTGCAGGCGGTGCAGGCAGCCATCATGCTGATGTCAGATGAGAACCGGGAGGTTTTGCAGACGTTACTGTGCTTCCTGAGTGACGTCACCTCCGTGGAGGAGAATCAGATGACGCCTATGAACATAGCTGTTTGTCTGGCCCCTTCCCTCTTCCATCTCAATATAGTGAAGAAAGAAAGTTCTCCGAG agtaatacagaaaaaatatgcaaCAGGGAAGCCAGATCAGAAGGATCTCAGTGAAAATCTGGCAGCTACTCAGGGACTTGCTCACATGATAATGGAATGCAACAAACTTTTTGAG GTCCCACATGAGATGGTCACTCAGTCCCGAAACTCCTACATCGATGCAGAAGTGCATTCTCCCACCCTGGATGAACTTGGGAAACAAGTGGATGAGGAAGGAGGAAACTACCAGATGTACCTTGAAAGTCTCATGCAGAATCTtcacaaagaagcaaaagagaaattcaAAGGATGGGTGACATGTTCCAGTATGGAGAATACAGAACTTGCCTATAAAAAG gTTGGGGATGGGAATCCTCTAAGGCTTTGGAAAGCCTCCGTGGAAGTTGAAGCCCCGCCATCAGTTGTCCTGAACCGAGTGCTGAGGGAACGTCACCTTTGGGATGAGGATTTCTTGCAGTGGAAGGTGGTTGAGAGCCTGGACAAGCAGACAGAAGTTTACCAGTATGTTCTGAACAGCATGGCTCCTCATCCCGTCCGAGATTTTGTTGTTCTAAG GACGTGGAGGACAGATTTGCCAAGGGGAACATGCATGCTGGTTGCCATCTCTGTGGAGCATGAAGAGGCTCCTCTTATGGGAGCAGTGCGAGCCATCGTGATGGACTCTCAGTATTTGATAGAACCATGTGGCTCAGGAAAAGCCAGGCTGACCCATATCTGCAGAATTGACCTAAA aGGACATTCCCCAGAGTGGTATAACAAAGGCTTTGGACATCTGTGTGCAGCAGAAGTTGCCAGAATCAGAAACTCATTTCAGCCTCTTATTGCTGAGGGACCAGAAACGAAAATCTGA